A genome region from Nicotiana tabacum cultivar K326 chromosome 13, ASM71507v2, whole genome shotgun sequence includes the following:
- the LOC142168296 gene encoding uncharacterized protein LOC142168296, translating to MAEDSELWDVIYYGPFVPMKTIDEATVTVPKTRKMYNDDEYNRISSCQSAKEIWEALQLAHEGTTQVKKSKIDMLTTKYELCRMKDDESIQDMHTRFTSIINEIHSLGEIIPRKKIVRKILSVLPSSWESKVNATIEAKDLQNESGEDDEQGYTSMMVVESETAEYDSIFALMAKWTMIKMMMLMSMCAELERNRQLQEDLGRVKNDLEKSLKWTWSSDAITAMYKNNEGNINIEHFKETCKARFQSQQKNKVFAEKGAVKGINQRWYMDSDCSNHMTGSADDFLSLKVLQGGSVSFSNGKKGYILGVGRVGKTLTHSFN from the exons atggctgaagattcagaGCTCTGGGATGTTATCTACTATGGACCCTTCGTCCCTATGAAGACCATTGACGAAGCAACAGTGACAGTTCCCAAGACAAGGAAGATGTACAATGATG ACGAATACAACAGGATCTCTTCCTGTCAATCAGCCAAGGAGATCTGGGAAGCTCTCCAATTGGCACATGAAGGAACAACTCAAGTCAAGAAGTCGAAGATTGACATGCTCACCACTAAGTATGAACTTTgcaggatgaaggatgatgaatccATTCAGGACATGCACACTCGATTCACCTCTATCATCAACGAGATCCACTCTCTAGGAGAGATCATTCCAAGGAAAAAAATTGTCAGGAAAATACTCAGTGTATTACCTAGTTCCTGGGAAAGCAAAGTAAATGCTACCATAGAGGCAAAAGATCTACAAAA CGAATCTGGAGAAGATGATGAACAAGGTTATACCTCCATGATGGTAGTTGAAAGTGAAACAGCTGAATATGACTCTATCTTTGCCCTGATGGCAAAATGGACGATGATAaagatgatgatgttgatgag TATGTGTGCTGAACTTGAGAGAAACAGACAACTTCAGGAAGATCTAGGTAGAGTTAAGAATGACCTAGAAAAATCtcttaagtggacctggtcctctgatgcaATCACTGCTATGTATAAGAACAATGAGGGGAACAT TAACATTGAGCATTTTAAAGAAACATGTAAAGCTAGATTTCAGTCccaacagaaaaacaaagtttttgcTGAAAAG GGAGCAGTGAAAGGAATCAACCAACGATGGTATATGGATAGTGATTGCTCTAACCATATGACTGGAAGCGCTgatgatttcctttcactcaaAGTCCTACAAGGAGGGAGTGTGTCCTTCAGCAATggcaaaaagggatacattctgggagtagGAAGAGTTGGGAAGACACTCACTCACTCATTCAATTGA
- the LOC142168295 gene encoding putative mitochondrial protein AtMg00300, with the protein MYYVNGLKYILLSVSQICDKGNKVEFLSKTCTATNLVTCEVILLEKRFKNICVAYFESLNNGDLTCLSTVDDNAELWHRRLGHASFILLKELVKKYLVHRLPKSCFKDHKVCNACVKGKQVRSSFKPNKEVSTSRPIDILYMDMC; encoded by the coding sequence ATGTACTATGTGAATGGTTTGAAATACATCTTACTGAGTGTCTCTCAAATTTGtgacaaaggaaacaaagtggaaTTCTTATCAAAAACTTGCACAGCTACAAATCTTGTAACTTGTGAAGTGATTCTATTAGAAAAAAGATTCAAGAATATCTGTGTTGCTTATTTTGAGTCTTTGAACAATGGGGATCTTACATGCTTGAGTACTGTTGATGACAATGCTGAACTGTGGCACAGAAGATTGGGACATGCAAGTTTTATATTGCTGAAAGAATTGGTCAAGAAGTACCTGGTTCATAGGCTTCCTAAGTCATGTTTCAAAGATCACAAGGTGTGTAATGCATGTGTAAAAGGAAAGCAAGTTAGGTCCTCCTTCAAGCCCAATAAGGAAGTAAGCACCTCAAGGCCAATTGATATCCTTTATATGGATATGTGTTGA